The Halichoerus grypus chromosome 9, mHalGry1.hap1.1, whole genome shotgun sequence genomic sequence CAGAGAACCCCTGAACTCAGCATACCTATTCATGTCCTTACCATCTTTGCCATCTCAGAGAACAAGGCAACCTATGGGTGATTTTTACAATCAGCATAATTCAAGGATGAAATAATGAAGGTCTTAGATGACGGAGGCAACAGAAAGGGATGATCTGTGAGTGCTATTTTTGAAAATACACAGGACTTGATGAACAATGAGCtaaagataaggaaaccaaaatgACTCAGTGATTACCCTCCTGGAAGTCTGATACCactacagaaaataagaaagctgAGAAGTGTAGCTCATTTAGAGAACAAAGAGAAGTTTGGGGTTAAACACAAATAATCTAAGGCAAGATCTTAACTGATGATCCCAAAGGCATGGAATTAGAATTCAAGCAAAGTTTGCTTTATAAAACTATTAAgagctggagatataaatttgagagCAATCCTATAAGCCAAAATCCCTTCATAGAGGaaggatagaaaaagaagagacatagaataaaaagataaaagaatgggTACCTTGGGGAATACTCACagatagaaaacaggaaaaagaaaagctcttAGAGTAAACAGAGAATAGttaggaagacaggaaaaaaaacaaagaagttcaGTGCCTCTAAAATCAACAGAAGTTCCACTGTCAAAAATAaccagtattaaaaataatagcactAATTATTTATAATCCCCACAAGAGCCCTTCATATTAGGTATTAGCcacatttaacaaatgaggaaactaggcAAGAGAAGTGAACTTTCCCAAGGTTAAATAGCTAGTAAGTGACATGAGCCAAATGAAACCCAAATCTGTCAATTCAAAACAAACCTACTAGCCCAACggcttgatttttaaagaaactgtagCCTACTCACTATGGATAAACCAAGGCAGCACAGGCTTACAGTAAATAAGCCAGACAATGCAGGGTTTCAAAAGAaatatagagtaaaaaaaaaagtaacaaataaaGCCACTCATTTCTAAAGTTTTGTAGTAAAAAGAATTAGAGAAGCAAAATGGTAAATGATCAGAGCAACACATCAAAATGTTTAAGATGGAGATCTGTATTCACTGAAGCGAGATGGGAAAGATCaaggacagagacagaaaaacagagaggcagagggcaggtgTACAAATAAGCTTAAGAAGAGAAAGTAAGCACTTCctctaagaaaaaagaagatgagaTTCCACAGCTTATGAGAGAAGCAGGGCATGGTGATTATCCTCTGTGAATAGGGAAGAGTGGGCTAGATCAGGTCTTGAGGACAGACAAGTATAAATGTTCCAaggttaaattaaaataatctaattGAAGACTGAAAGGATTTGTAGAGGGTCAgaattacagaattttatttccttcttatgaCCTAAGGGACAGCTATTCTAAAAAGGTCCCTCGATTCAGGGTGGGGACAAAGACTGACAGAATCAAGAAGGGCTGACGAATTACTATTAACAAATTAAAGTAGGTCATTAACATGGATGTTGAATTCACTTAGGATGGTAACATAGGCCAGTACAGAAAGGAAATCTTCAAAGAAAGTGAAATACATCCTGTAATATACTGATGATTTGGAAAGGATAATCAAATCATGGATATTGACAAAGACTGAGAGGCAGATGGGTAAGGTGGCAAATTAATAAGACTGAAGAGTAGGAAAGGACTAATTCCTTTTAGCCTCACTGAAAAGCTCTTAAAAGGACAAGACTACAGAATATTTTGATGTGAGAGAGCTGCATTTTAAggcagaaaatgcaaaaaaaaaaaaaaaaaggagcaacaAAACTTTTCAGGATAGAGAAACATATTTACAACAGAAAATGGAAATCATGGAGAGAACAATATTCATCTGGACGGGACCATTCATCTGGATGGGACTAAGCCACATAAGGGAGAGAGGAGTGGTAGGAGCAAGaggggagagagcaagaaagataGTGCCAGAAATGGCAGATAAGGATTCACAGTGCAGATAACACTGGAGTCATGTTCATGTAGGTGGTGGTGGGGACTGGAAGAGAATAACCTTAGGACTCAGgacataaaacttttaaaaatatagcaaatataataaaatataattcatttgaGTGGAAAACATTAATTCCCAAAGTATTAAAAAGTGTCTCCATGCTGTTTCCTGCCCAAGTAACTCTATTACTTAATTTCCACCTATTTCTATTCAGTGACAATTTATTCTAGAGCAAAACAAATACGGCAACAAGTCCAGAGAAGACCTGGATTTAGTAGTACTGTTGAACAGAATTGATATGTTGCTATAGGAGGATTAACTGAATTGCTATTCAGAAATGGGTAGTAATCACTGTCCTGAACCCATCTGCTCATTGTTTCTGATAAAcaaaatcattcatttaaaaaaagaaaatgcaaaaacatgAGAATACAAAAAAATGATGTACTGATTTATAAACAATATACGTAAATACACAAACTGCCAGTACAGCAAAGATTATTCAAAGTACCTACATCAACCAGGAGATCTGGGTCTATGCTAAATTGTCTTCCTGACAGCATGGCTTGGAAGTCCTCTAAGCTGCAATCAATACTGTCAAGATAATCCAACAGCTCAACCCTAagcaaaaaaagattaaaaaaatatatcaaatattagGTTTccttgtttttacatttaaaatcacATTACAAAATTCTTAACCTTAAGAGATCCTATTCAGTATTTGAGATTCCTGAAAATGTGGTTAACTGAGAACTCACAGCCTTTATacaaaattttagtatttatagAAAATAGATTCTGCAACACagtctgatttatcttttttcctctacactataaattataaaatgtttaacttCTTATTACTGATTAATGCTACTAATTTCTGGTTTCCTTATCCTATAAAGTAAGTCCCTTAATGGAGATTATGTTATTCCACAGTCctgataaaaacacaaaatacacatacacacacgcttTATGGACATTTAAAACAAGTATCTCATTAAAGAAATCTAAGGAATTGCCAAGAAAATCTCAAGACTGCTCCTGGGATGATTAAATCCTTCTCAAAAAAACATTTGCAGAGCTCAGCCCtgaccaaaagaaagaaagatagattaCATGGGTTCATAACCTGAAAGGAAGATCATTCAAAGAGAAGAGAACAAGTGAAGTaaacaaagaaagcaaataaactCAGATAACATCTACATGAGCACTCACTTTCCCAGAAGATTGATGttatcatttaaaatggaatCCATCATGGTCACAGGATCTTCTGTGGTCAGACTAGATGAGCCATTTAGCTGGACAGCACTAGACATAAGAGGACTGGTTCCATCACTGCCTGAACTTAGGGATTCTCTGGCTGGTTCATTCTGATCTCCACTCTGAATGACAGGTGCATACTCATCTTCATTGTCATCTTCAACAATGACAATATCAGGGTATTGGCTACAGCTAAATCAGCAATATGAGAAAGAAccaattacattttcaaatgcattCAATAAATTCATTCTGTCCATACATCCTCCATGGAAGCTTTCTCCCCAAAACACATATTAAAAGGCTTAAATTTCCTTGGGTGAGTAGCTTAACCACAAATATTGATTCATCCTGTGATACGAGACCACAAAGGATGAATTAAAGATGTTTaactccaaaattaaaaaatcagaattctcaTTACTTTTTGTTGGAAGTCTTTTTGCTGAGGGGAGAACATCTGGTTAAATAATTTGGCTTTTTCAGTTTAATAATCCAAATATGAGTTACAGAGTAGTTTATCATACAGTAAAGTGGTTTTGAATTTAGCTCTTTGATAACAAAAGTAACcaatattttcacaaattttaCTTCATAATTTCCTTACTTGGAGGGATCAGATATAACATCCTCATTAGTTTCTGGAATAACTGGGATATTTTCTTCATCTGCGTTATCATCAGTTACATCATAAATAATGATGTCATCTGAAATCCGCTCCCTTGCCTTTAAACCTTCAGTCCTACtgtgtggaacctaaaaaaaatcagggaaaaaatatatcaaaaattgaaattatattgaCTACCAAACAATATACCATTTAAAAAGTGCTAATTGGAGACTCATTGTTTACTAAATGTTAAGGAAACAATTTAGCTATGTGCTCTGCCCTAACAGGACTCACAGTAATTGGTATTCGTATCAATTCACAAAGGTAAGAGGTGTGTTACTTTATTCTACTTAACTATTTCTTTTACTGTAAGGAATCTTGAAGGTGGCATGCCTCAGAATGATTCCATGGAAAGATCttcacattttaaagtattttttatatccaaagggttaaaaaaaaagtcttaaaacttCACCAGGAATTTCAAGCATAACCAGATGGCCACTGTGCTGATGAGAATAAACCATATGTCAAATAGTGAAGCTACTCTATTTGACATATGGtttattctttcttattaaaTGCTTTCATTAATAGGAAATGCTttcattaatagaaaaaaaaccatTACAAGTATTCCACAGTTAAAAGTCAGCCTGAATttttagcaataatttttttttattctgctacagatatattcagatcaTAGGTacctaaataaaaaaacattcaaTTCGCTAAAGCAAATTAAACTATTATAATGCAAAAATCCATAAATCTCAACAGTAGATAAATCTGAGGTAAAATATGTAaaggacttaaaaatatataaatccagTTAAATTAAGAAATCTTCACCCATTTACATTGAGTCTTCAATCCTAAAAACACAATAGTTAGGTAAGCTTACTTAGAAACAGTAGTGGGAAGAAAAACCTGATGTTAACTCTGATTTGCTCAAGAAAAAGAATCTTGGTACTTTAATAACAAATCTGAAGCAGTATTTAGAATTCTAAGATTTGAATGTAGCAATGACAATCATCTATTAAAAGAAGTGTAGACTCTGGACTGAACTGATTTGCCAACTGTGTAAGTTTGACAAATGATCCAGAGAGTCcacaacaaaaataaaggtaaacaaAAAAGTTTTGCAACTGCTAAAAAGTCTAAGCCTACGCAGTTTATAATAAAAGttggaaacaacttaaaataaCCAACGGATAAATGCATAATTACATTATCATAATATTCAATTGATATCAGGTAGTAGAGTTCAGATGATCTAAATCTGTTTAAATctcaaaagcaaaaccaaatgaaaaagcCACAATGCAAAATGATATCACTTATATCAAGTTTGAGATACACAGAAAACAATACCAAATACTGTTCATGAATTCACACATATAAAATGACCATGGGGATGATAAATACTAATTCAAGATAATGATTATCTAGGAGAGACTGAAGAGGAGGCAAAAAACAAACTTGGGAACAGGCAACTAAAACAATTATATTTGTAatagtttatttcttaaaataatctaaagcaaataataaaaaaatgtcatGATTAGATAAAACTGGAGCATGAGCACTTAGATTATTATTCACTGAACTTTGAATGCAAATTTTGAATGCATGAAATACTGcatactgtaataaaaattgGTTTGagataacaaatataaaatagaatttaaacaaaaaattacttTATGATGGTGATTATCAGCTGGTTCTTTGACTATATGCTGAAACAGATTCTTCTTTTGGGCTCCATTAGTGTTTAGAAGTAGAGGCCTGAAAATCAGAATATATTCATGAAATTCAGTGAAGCAAACATATAAGAAATTTCAACTGCTTCTAATATTTTACCCTCCCACGAACATACacactttaataataaaagatttcaGTTAGTGATACACAATGAACTCTTAAAAATGGTCACATCTTAGGAACAGAAACTAGGAGATGACTGTGTCTAGGGCTTTGATTTCACCATtcttttgtactatttttgttaaaataaatacaataaactaCTCTCTCTGGATATACTTCATTGCTGACTGAACTGTATCACTCTTTATGAACTGTACTTACATAGTAAAAAGTAAGTAGATGATATAAGAACTAGTTTGTGGAAGCTGACTTAAGGCCATAGCATAAGGTGTAACCATAACCAAGCTTTGCTAAAACTTTAGTCTTACAAGATAAGTTTTTTCTCCTTCCAACTATTCCTTTGTCCACTATCCGTCTTAAGCTTTAGTTGTGACAACGGCAGTTACTAACACTTTCTGGTATCACAAGCCATAGTCAATATATAGGTTTTTAAATTCCTTATTAGTGGATTAAACATGAGAGATCAAGTaaaaagtttttgattttttttcaatatatgacCTTCTTTTAAGAGTTTCCCTCAGTCAAGCCTTCTAATGTTACATTAAACTGCtaatgtgaataaaaatggaTTCCTTATTAACTATGTATGTGTCTGTAAAGTGACCATTTAGGCTATCCTTGTCTCTGAAAAACATTAGCAGCATGACAGCAGGAAGAAATAACACTACTTTTGAAATGCTGAGAGTATAATTTAACAAGGAAGGACTGTTCATCTGGGACAACAGACATACTAAGCAAATGTAGGCCATGCATGGTTAAACACTAAAATGTTTAGTTGTCCATGAATAGGTCAAACGAAGAGTTTTACAACAAAAACTTACCTTTTACGTTTTAAACTCACAAGTTGGTTATTCTGAACCAATGTAACAATAAACTGGACaatctaaaaggaaaatataaacaaaaaattttcCATCATAGACTCCTCTAATTCTTTAGTCCATATTACAAGtcttataaaattaattcaaatactACATATTTTCTATTCTAAGTCACATAATTTCTCACATGTTAACAAATTTGCAATCTCGGTGCATCTTACAAttgttatataaagaaataatcagtTTCCAGGCAGAAGAATAACCTGTCATAAAATAAAAGTTGCAGCTACCTAGGATACCAAGATGCCTAAgacattcatctatccatccacccacccatccatatATCTACCCAATACTCAGCTCAGTTACTTGTTTTGATGCTAAGAACCAAGCATGCCCGGATACAGATCCCAAGTatgtaccaaaaagaaaaaaaaaaaagtgacaggcAACATTTTTCTTAACCCAGGTAATACAATTTGAGGCAAAAGAGACTGCCAGCTCTTTCAGAAGAGAGCATAAAATTTTCAAGGTAGGAAAAGCTTCTT encodes the following:
- the HSF2 gene encoding heat shock factor protein 2 isoform X4, producing the protein MKQSSNVPAFLSKLWTLVEETHTNEFITWSQNGQSFLVLDEQRFAKEILPKYFKHNNMASFVRQLNMYGFRKVVHIDSGIVKQERDGPVEFQHPYFKQGQDDLLENIKRKVSSSKPEENKIRQEDLTKIISSAQKVQIKQETIESRLSELKSENESLWKEVSELRAKHAQQQQVIRKIVQFIVTLVQNNQLVSLKRKRPLLLNTNGAQKKNLFQHIVKEPADNHHHKVPHSRTEGLKARERISDDIIIYDVTDDNADEENIPVIPETNEDVISDPSNCSQYPDIVIVEDDNEDEYAPVIQSGDQNEPARESLSSGSDGTSPLMSSAVQLNGSSSLTTEDPVTMMDSILNDNINLLGKVELLDYLDSIDCSLEDFQAMLSGRQFSIDPDLLVDLFTSSVQMNPTDYINNTKSDVRREDWFKEAI
- the HSF2 gene encoding heat shock factor protein 2 isoform X5 translates to MKQSSNVPAFLSKLWTLVEETHTNEFITWSQNGQSFLVLDEQRFAKEILPKYFKHNNMASFVRQLNMYGFRKVVHIDSGIVKQERDGPVEFQHPYFKQGQDDLLENIKRKVSSSKPEENKIRQEDLTKIISSAQKVQIKQETIESRLSELKSENESLWKEVSELRAKHAQQQQVIRKIVQFIVTLVQNNQLVSLKRKRPLLLNTNGAQKKNLFQHIVKEPADNHHHKVPHSRTEGLKARERISDDIIIYDVTDDNADEENIPVIPETNEDVISDPSNCSQYPDIVIVEDDNEDEYAPVIQSGDQNEPARESLSSGSDGTSPLMSSAVQLNGSSSLTTEDPVTMMDSILNDNINLLGKVELLDYLDSIDCSLEDFQAMLSGRQFSIDPDLLVDSENKGLETTKNNVVQPVSEEGRKSKPKTA